One region of Spiroplasma endosymbiont of Asaphidion curtum genomic DNA includes:
- the eno gene encoding phosphopyruvate hydratase produces the protein MSRITDVRAIEVLDSRGNPTIQVEVWSKFGYGKALVPSGASTGELEALELRDKDEKRYMGKGVLKAVANINKTIRKEVVGMDVTNQLLVDLVMIKLDGTDNKEKLGANAILGVSMAVMRAAADEVGLPLYQYIGGINARKLPVPMLNIINGGEHADNTIDFQEFMIMPVNAPDFKEAIRMAAEVFHTLKKILHDAGDTTSVGDEGGFAPNLDNEGALDVIVKAIETAGYKPGADIKIAMDCASSELYDKERKIYVFKKLSKKTGQVVEKTTDEMISYLEQLVNKYPIISIEDGLSEHDWDGFVKLTEKLGNKVQIMGDDIFVTNPKITKEGIENQAANSILIKVNQIGTMSETIATIQMAQKANWTTVVSHRSGETEDTTIADLAVALNTGQIKTGSMSRTDRIAKYNRLLTIAHELGVTGDYDGMETFYNLTKKT, from the coding sequence ATGTCAAGAATTACAGATGTAAGAGCAATAGAAGTTTTAGATTCTCGTGGTAATCCCACAATTCAAGTGGAAGTGTGAAGTAAATTTGGTTATGGTAAAGCCTTGGTTCCATCAGGGGCATCAACAGGTGAATTAGAAGCTTTAGAATTAAGAGATAAAGATGAAAAGCGATATATGGGTAAAGGTGTTTTAAAAGCTGTTGCTAATATTAATAAAACGATTCGTAAAGAAGTAGTAGGAATGGATGTTACTAATCAACTTTTAGTTGATCTAGTGATGATTAAATTAGATGGTACTGATAATAAAGAAAAATTAGGTGCTAATGCCATTTTAGGAGTATCAATGGCAGTGATGCGTGCAGCAGCTGATGAAGTAGGTTTACCATTATATCAATATATTGGTGGTATTAATGCTAGAAAATTACCAGTACCAATGTTAAACATTATTAATGGTGGGGAACATGCGGATAATACAATTGATTTTCAAGAGTTTATGATTATGCCGGTTAATGCTCCGGATTTTAAAGAAGCAATTAGAATGGCAGCAGAAGTATTTCATACTTTAAAGAAAATTTTACACGATGCTGGTGATACTACTTCTGTTGGCGATGAAGGTGGATTTGCTCCAAATTTAGATAATGAAGGTGCATTAGATGTTATTGTTAAAGCAATTGAAACAGCAGGATATAAACCTGGTGCTGATATTAAAATTGCAATGGATTGTGCTTCTAGTGAACTATATGATAAAGAACGAAAAATTTATGTCTTTAAAAAACTAAGTAAAAAAACTGGTCAAGTTGTTGAAAAAACTACTGATGAAATGATTTCGTATTTAGAACAGTTAGTTAATAAATATCCGATTATTTCTATTGAAGATGGACTATCAGAACATGATTGAGATGGTTTTGTTAAATTAACAGAAAAATTAGGTAATAAAGTCCAAATTATGGGAGATGATATTTTTGTAACTAATCCTAAAATAACAAAAGAAGGTATTGAAAATCAAGCGGCTAACTCAATTTTAATTAAAGTAAATCAAATTGGAACAATGAGTGAAACGATTGCAACGATTCAAATGGCTCAAAAAGCTAATTGAACAACAGTTGTATCACATCGTTCAGGTGAAACTGAAGATACAACTATTGCTGATTTAGCGGTTGCTTTAAACACTGGACAAATTAAAACTGGTTCAATGTCAAGAACCGATCGGATTGCTAAATATAATCGTCTCTTAACGATTGCACATGAATTAGGTGTTACTGGTGACTATGATGGAATGGAAACATTTTATAACTTAACAAAGAAAACTTAA
- a CDS encoding transposase family protein has product MLDKYKDKNEFYSLIGIKYKTFMKMVEILKEAEAKQKQIGGRPNKLSIEQRLLMTLEYWKEYSTYRIIAKKYNISHVSCIRNIFWVENTLIKNSHFHIPGKKILLENKGTNNNLLAIDATEIPIERIKKN; this is encoded by the coding sequence ATGTTAGATAAATACAAAGACAAAAATGAATTTTATAGTCTAATAGGCATAAAATATAAAACTTTCATGAAAATGGTAGAAATTTTAAAAGAAGCTGAAGCTAAACAAAAACAAATTGGTGGTAGACCAAATAAATTATCAATAGAGCAAAGATTACTTATGACTTTAGAATACTGAAAAGAATATAGTACATATCGTATTATTGCAAAAAAATATAATATTAGTCATGTTAGTTGTATTCGTAATATCTTTTGAGTTGAAAATACTCTAATAAAAAATAGTCACTTTCATATACCTGGCAAAAAGATATTATTGGAAAATAAGGGTACTAATAATAATTTATTAGCAATTGATGCTACAGAAATTCCAATTGAAAGAATTAAAAAAAACTAA
- a CDS encoding transposase family protein produces MFNNKIISVDFCYGSIHDYKLFLKSNTLINPKLELIADSEYQGLQNVHKNTLLPIKKSKNNPLNPDKKEYNSFLSKVRIAIEHVFARLKRFKILVYRYRNKN; encoded by the coding sequence TTATTTAACAATAAAATTATTTCAGTAGATTTTTGTTATGGCAGTATTCATGATTATAAGTTATTTTTAAAATCAAATACACTTATAAATCCAAAATTAGAATTAATTGCTGATTCAGAATATCAAGGTTTGCAAAATGTTCATAAAAATACATTATTGCCAATTAAAAAGAGTAAAAATAATCCTTTAAATCCAGATAAAAAGGAATATAATAGCTTTTTAAGTAAAGTTAGAATTGCCATTGAACATGTTTTTGCTAGATTAAAAAGATTTAAAATACTAGTTTATCGTTATCGCAATAAGAATTAG
- a CDS encoding cation:dicarboxylate symporter family transporter: MWHTLTILFFGINPVQWWKFAWKPVIQGFATKSFQATIPISIDALKDDMKIKEEAVNLVLPLSSTMGLTGCAGVCSSWCRFNVCL, from the coding sequence GTGTGGCATACATTAACGATATTATTTTTTGGGATTAATCCAGTACAGTGATGAAAATTTGCTTGGAAACCGGTTATTCAAGGTTTTGCAACGAAATCCTTTCAAGCAACAATTCCTATATCAATAGATGCCTTAAAAGATGATATGAAAATTAAAGAAGAAGCCGTAAACTTAGTATTACCGTTATCCTCAACGATGGGATTAACTGGATGTGCTGGTGTTTGTTCAAGCTGGTGTCGTTTTAATGTTTGTTTATAA